From Pseudomonas sp. StFLB209, a single genomic window includes:
- a CDS encoding host specificity protein J, producing the protein MHNHNTAPISGAKSGASKPYQPYKAPDTALSIATAKLLYILSEGPIVGPVHSHRSVKLDGTPLVAPDGSENFPGSRWDFRPGTVDQDHMPGFPAIENEITQGLPVELTSATAWTRAINDAQLSAVRIRLSWPQLWELRSNGDQIGYRIEYAIDLSVDGGSFMPYLTAAVHDKGTSEYERSHRIELPDGFNSALVRVRRLTPNRNDSSFADVMRIKGLTEVIDAKLRYPNLAVGALQFDASQFQNIPKFSVRARGRIIRVPSNYDPDSRVYVGPWDGSFKLAYSNNPAWVWYDLLLHRRYGLGRRISPDMVDRWTLYEIGRYCDVMVPDGKGGQEPRMTTNVYLQEQAEGYALLSDLASVFHGSSCWNGSMVTLVADIPGSEDGYVFSRSNIIGEFEYGAAAWPDRHTRARVSWDNPDNDYKTEQTPVTNDELIGVLGHRQLDVAAFGCTSEGQAMRHGLWALKSEQFESWSVTFTTGMEGRNVEPGQIICVADELFSGRPNGGRISAASNRVITLDRDVQIQAEDRLIVNLPSGKPEGRIVRSVNGRKVTVMAAYSEVPEAESNWSVESADLAVMRYRVQTIEPQGLHQYQISAVQHEPKKYDAIDNGARIEPQPITIIPPGVMPVPKGIEVTAREVISQGIAVSTLRISWQAVEGAVAYHVEWRKDGGHWIRMPRTGSLGVEVENIYAGRYVARVSAINALEVASLWGTSLEVMLGGKTTPPPVVAFLRTTSKVYGIGLEWGFPAGAEDTQRTEVWHSSTPSRDDARKLADFAYPQARHDLDGLAAGARFYYWARLVDRTGNLGGWYPQGVGVSGQSSTDSDEYDDYFAGKIGESALGDHLNERIDLIDGPPDLPGSVNGRLQVVTGDVEAISERVDGVFAKLNPPLAGDEGSRAGSSAFVGVWSEQSARIEDGIATGKRVDTVQAKVDNNAAVVQQVSQAVVDLEGKASAIWSVKLQVNQHGQYVAAGIGLSIENTDAGLQSQFLVSADRFAVVNSIEGGPTMAPFVVQNGQTFISQALIGHGWINNAMIGNYIQSNDYVPGVQGWRLDKAGVLEFNGSVPGGGRLAINNRAVKVFDARGVLRVQLGDLHA; encoded by the coding sequence ATGCATAACCACAATACTGCGCCGATCAGCGGCGCCAAAAGCGGGGCCAGCAAGCCCTACCAGCCCTACAAAGCCCCCGACACCGCGTTGTCCATCGCCACCGCCAAGCTGCTGTACATCCTCAGTGAAGGGCCGATTGTCGGGCCGGTCCACAGTCACCGTTCGGTCAAACTCGACGGCACGCCGCTGGTGGCCCCCGATGGCAGCGAGAACTTTCCCGGCAGCCGCTGGGACTTTCGGCCTGGCACCGTGGATCAGGACCACATGCCGGGCTTTCCGGCGATCGAGAACGAAATCACCCAGGGCCTGCCGGTCGAACTGACCTCGGCCACCGCCTGGACCCGGGCGATCAACGACGCTCAGCTGTCAGCGGTGCGCATTCGCTTGTCCTGGCCGCAACTCTGGGAACTGCGCAGCAATGGCGACCAGATCGGTTACCGCATCGAGTACGCCATCGATCTGTCGGTGGATGGCGGCAGCTTCATGCCGTACCTGACCGCTGCGGTGCACGACAAAGGCACCAGCGAATACGAACGCAGCCACCGCATCGAACTGCCGGACGGCTTTAACAGCGCACTGGTCCGCGTGCGGCGCCTGACCCCCAATCGCAACGACAGCAGCTTTGCCGACGTGATGCGCATCAAGGGCTTGACCGAGGTGATCGACGCCAAGCTGCGCTACCCGAACCTGGCCGTCGGTGCCTTGCAGTTCGATGCCTCGCAGTTCCAGAACATCCCGAAATTCAGCGTGCGCGCCCGTGGCCGGATCATCCGCGTGCCGAGCAACTACGACCCGGACAGCCGCGTCTACGTCGGCCCGTGGGACGGCAGTTTCAAGCTGGCCTATTCAAACAACCCGGCCTGGGTCTGGTACGACCTGCTGTTGCACCGCCGCTATGGCCTGGGCCGACGCATCAGCCCCGACATGGTCGACCGCTGGACCCTGTACGAAATCGGCCGCTACTGCGACGTCATGGTGCCCGATGGCAAAGGCGGGCAGGAGCCGCGCATGACCACCAACGTCTACCTGCAGGAGCAGGCCGAGGGTTACGCGCTGCTGTCGGACCTGGCCAGCGTGTTCCATGGCAGCAGTTGCTGGAACGGCTCGATGGTCACCCTGGTGGCCGACATTCCCGGCAGCGAAGACGGCTACGTGTTCAGCCGCTCCAACATCATCGGCGAATTCGAATACGGCGCCGCCGCCTGGCCCGACCGGCACACACGGGCGCGGGTGTCCTGGGACAACCCGGACAACGACTACAAGACCGAACAGACCCCGGTGACCAACGACGAACTGATCGGCGTGCTCGGCCATCGCCAGCTCGACGTCGCCGCGTTTGGCTGCACCTCGGAAGGCCAGGCCATGCGCCATGGCTTGTGGGCGTTGAAGTCCGAACAGTTCGAAAGCTGGTCGGTGACCTTCACCACCGGCATGGAAGGGCGCAACGTCGAGCCGGGGCAGATCATCTGCGTGGCCGATGAGCTGTTTTCCGGGCGGCCCAACGGTGGCCGGATCAGCGCGGCGAGCAACCGGGTGATCACCCTCGACCGCGACGTGCAGATCCAGGCCGAAGACCGGCTGATCGTCAACCTGCCCAGCGGCAAGCCCGAGGGCCGGATTGTGCGGTCGGTGAACGGCCGCAAGGTCACGGTCATGGCCGCCTATTCCGAAGTGCCCGAGGCCGAAAGCAACTGGTCAGTGGAAAGCGCCGACCTTGCCGTGATGCGCTACCGGGTGCAGACCATCGAGCCGCAAGGCCTGCATCAGTACCAGATCAGCGCGGTGCAGCACGAGCCGAAAAAATACGACGCCATCGACAACGGCGCGCGCATCGAGCCGCAGCCGATCACCATCATCCCGCCCGGCGTGATGCCGGTGCCCAAGGGCATCGAGGTCACCGCGAGGGAGGTGATTTCTCAAGGCATCGCGGTCAGCACCCTGCGTATCAGTTGGCAGGCGGTGGAGGGCGCCGTGGCCTACCACGTCGAATGGCGCAAGGACGGCGGCCACTGGATTCGTATGCCGCGCACCGGCAGCCTGGGTGTTGAGGTCGAGAACATCTATGCCGGGCGCTACGTGGCGCGGGTCAGCGCCATCAACGCGCTGGAGGTCGCCTCGCTGTGGGGCACCAGCCTGGAGGTGATGCTGGGCGGCAAGACCACACCGCCGCCAGTGGTCGCGTTTCTGCGCACCACCAGCAAGGTCTACGGCATCGGCCTAGAGTGGGGCTTTCCCGCCGGTGCCGAAGACACCCAACGCACCGAGGTCTGGCACAGCAGCACCCCGAGCCGCGACGATGCCCGCAAACTGGCCGACTTCGCCTACCCGCAGGCGCGCCATGACCTGGACGGGCTGGCGGCCGGGGCGCGCTTCTACTACTGGGCGCGGCTGGTCGACCGCACCGGCAACCTCGGTGGCTGGTATCCGCAGGGCGTCGGCGTGTCTGGCCAATCGAGCACCGACAGCGACGAATACGACGACTACTTTGCGGGCAAGATCGGTGAGTCGGCGTTGGGCGACCACCTCAATGAACGCATCGACCTGATCGACGGCCCGCCAGACCTGCCCGGTTCGGTGAACGGCCGCCTGCAGGTGGTCACCGGCGACGTCGAGGCCATCTCCGAACGGGTCGATGGCGTGTTCGCCAAACTCAACCCGCCACTGGCCGGTGATGAAGGCAGCCGCGCGGGATCCAGCGCCTTCGTCGGCGTGTGGTCCGAACAGTCGGCACGCATCGAAGACGGCATTGCCACCGGCAAGCGGGTCGACACGGTGCAGGCCAAGGTCGACAACAACGCCGCCGTGGTGCAGCAGGTCAGCCAGGCGGTGGTCGACCTGGAAGGCAAGGCGTCGGCCATTTGGTCGGTCAAGTTGCAGGTCAATCAGCACGGCCAGTATGTGGCCGCCGGTATCGGCCTGAGCATCGAGAACACCGACGCCGGTCTGCAGAGTCAGTTCCTGGTCAGTGCCGATCGCTTTGCCGTGGTCAACAGCATCGAGGGCGGGCCGACCATGGCGCCCTTTGTGGTGCAGAACGGCCAGACCTTCATCAGCCAGGCGCTGATCGGCCACGGCTGGATCAACAACGCCATGATCGGCAACTACATCCAGTCCAACGACTACGTGCCCGGCGTGCAGGGCTGGCGGCTGGATAAGGCCGGGGTGCTGGAGTTCAACGGCAGCGTGCCGGGCGGTGGTCGGCTGGCGATCAATAACCGCGCCGTGAAGGTGTTCGATGCCCGCGGCGTTTTACGTGTCCAACTGGGAGACTTGCACGCATGA
- a CDS encoding tail fiber assembly protein, whose product MANAAINIMGDGSTYDVVTMGGDVADIQTRRINTGVYEVTGTLGMVPPPDGWGTVTNPVDQINASLTYQDSVLTLHTVDHEEQPIDIPSKVTLHILVPDAPPPQYDAPPAPDPHDDLEQVYRQRRAHADAVIQSLQDLIDIGEGTAETEERVLDWKRYRVGLNQIAHLLPGQGDIQWPVQPE is encoded by the coding sequence ATGGCAAACGCAGCAATCAACATCATGGGTGACGGCTCAACCTATGACGTCGTGACCATGGGCGGCGACGTCGCGGACATCCAGACCCGCCGGATCAATACCGGCGTGTACGAAGTCACTGGCACCCTCGGCATGGTCCCGCCACCCGACGGCTGGGGCACCGTCACCAACCCCGTCGATCAGATCAACGCCTCCTTGACCTACCAGGACAGCGTACTGACCCTGCACACCGTCGACCACGAGGAGCAACCGATCGATATCCCCAGCAAAGTGACCTTACACATCCTCGTGCCCGACGCACCACCCCCGCAATACGACGCGCCGCCGGCACCCGATCCGCATGACGACCTGGAGCAGGTTTACAGGCAGCGCCGGGCACATGCCGACGCGGTGATCCAGTCGCTGCAGGATCTGATCGATATAGGCGAGGGCACGGCGGAGACTGAAGAGCGAGTGCTGGATTGGAAGCGCTATCGGGTGGGGTTGAACCAGATCGCCCATTTGCTGCCGGGGCAGGGCGATATTCAGTGGCCGGTGCAGCCTGAGTGA
- a CDS encoding glycoside hydrolase family 19 protein, protein MAITAQHLLQILPNARPVAGIFVPVLNAAMNRYAIVTRLRVAAFIAQIGHESGQLRYLRERGGDAYLARYDTGRLAARLGNTPEADGDGQRYAGRGLIHLTGLRNYRACSEALGIDFVAEPQRLEEPVHAAMSAGWYWATNGLNTLADHREFETITRRINGGLNGQTERLAYYERALEVLP, encoded by the coding sequence ATGGCGATTACCGCGCAACACCTGCTGCAGATCCTGCCCAACGCCCGCCCAGTCGCGGGCATTTTTGTACCTGTGCTAAATGCGGCCATGAACCGCTATGCGATTGTCACGCGCCTGAGAGTGGCTGCGTTCATCGCCCAGATCGGCCACGAGTCTGGCCAGTTGCGCTACCTGCGCGAGCGGGGCGGCGATGCCTACCTGGCCCGCTACGACACCGGCCGACTGGCAGCACGCCTCGGCAACACCCCCGAAGCCGACGGCGACGGCCAGCGCTATGCCGGACGCGGCCTGATTCACCTGACTGGCCTGCGCAACTACCGGGCTTGCTCTGAAGCACTGGGCATCGACTTTGTTGCCGAACCGCAACGCCTTGAAGAACCCGTCCATGCCGCCATGTCGGCCGGCTGGTACTGGGCAACCAACGGCCTGAATACCCTGGCCGATCACCGCGAGTTCGAAACCATCACCCGACGCATCAACGGCGGCCTGAACGGCCAGACCGAACGACTGGCCTATTACGAACGCGCCCTTGAGGTGCTGCCTTGA
- a CDS encoding lysis system i-spanin subunit Rz, whose amino-acid sequence MTLPAMAYAVAITLIITASATATWQIQDWRYGQQLQTIARRQADTLAKQANTALDQQRKSQQQRLQLERQIQAQDDIHYKELTDANTRQARLRDRLATADLRLSVLLNTTPNQPAGVPTTPRTPELAHAAPRAELDPAHAQRIIGITEDGDRGLRALAACQAYVRAIGGGG is encoded by the coding sequence TTGACCCTGCCAGCCATGGCCTACGCTGTGGCCATCACCCTCATCATCACCGCCTCAGCCACCGCGACCTGGCAGATCCAGGACTGGCGTTACGGCCAGCAACTGCAAACCATCGCCCGCCGCCAGGCCGACACGCTGGCCAAGCAGGCGAATACCGCCTTGGATCAACAGCGCAAAAGCCAGCAGCAACGCCTGCAACTGGAGCGGCAGATCCAAGCCCAGGACGACATCCACTACAAGGAACTGACCGATGCAAACACTCGCCAAGCCCGGCTGCGTGATCGCCTGGCTACTGCTGACCTGCGGCTGTCAGTCCTACTCAATACCACCCCCAACCAACCCGCCGGTGTGCCCACCACCCCCCGCACCCCCGAGCTGGCTCATGCAGCCCCAAGAGCCGAACTTGACCCCGCGCATGCTCAACGAATTATCGGCATCACCGAGGATGGTGACCGGGGATTGAGGGCGTTGGCGGCTTGTCAGGCGTATGTCAGGGCGATTGGCGGCGGGGGATAA
- a CDS encoding type II toxin-antitoxin system RelE/ParE family toxin, whose amino-acid sequence MVREIVILDSAKDDFRDVKRYVNDQFGKGVWETVNAEYKEAFRNIQANPEHGADIDELKQFGVTNIKFRLVRQTKVIYEFDDRIVYIRMLIGTRMDFSRHLTKRVLTQKI is encoded by the coding sequence GTGGTGAGAGAAATCGTCATCCTTGACAGCGCCAAGGACGACTTCAGGGATGTGAAAAGGTACGTGAACGACCAGTTTGGCAAGGGCGTTTGGGAGACGGTGAATGCGGAGTACAAGGAAGCGTTCCGGAACATTCAGGCCAACCCTGAACACGGCGCGGACATTGACGAGCTGAAGCAGTTCGGCGTGACCAACATCAAGTTCAGGCTGGTACGACAGACGAAAGTGATTTATGAGTTTGATGACAGGATTGTCTATATCCGCATGCTGATCGGCACCCGAATGGATTTCAGTCGGCACCTGACGAAAAGGGTTCTGACCCAGAAAATCTGA
- a CDS encoding type II toxin-antitoxin system Phd/YefM family antitoxin produces the protein MSLASHIRPITYLKTSAAEIVKEFAVNPEPIIITQNGEAKMVVMDINEYESQQETLALLKLLALGSKEIKEGKFSDAHAFLDEMDD, from the coding sequence ATGTCCCTGGCCAGCCACATCAGACCCATCACCTATTTGAAGACCAGTGCCGCCGAAATCGTCAAGGAGTTCGCCGTCAATCCTGAACCAATCATCATTACTCAGAATGGCGAAGCCAAGATGGTGGTCATGGACATCAACGAGTACGAGAGCCAGCAAGAGACGCTGGCTCTGCTGAAGCTGCTTGCGTTGGGCAGCAAGGAAATCAAGGAAGGCAAGTTCAGTGACGCGCATGCTTTTCTGGATGAGATGGACGACTGA